The Malus sylvestris chromosome 12, drMalSylv7.2, whole genome shotgun sequence genome contains a region encoding:
- the LOC126594013 gene encoding uncharacterized protein LOC126594013, with protein MSASITSSRQLFLRQTSSPRRQPLLRTQVSTSSARLAEVAGGTAADCAAVCCCCPCGLANLLVLVIYKVPAGLCRRVLKKRRRQRLIKKGLQHRKCSCGFAGSELQFDTVGLECVAGINDMSQKISDDESYDEDVMQLEKEMWDRFYSTGFWRSPSQREPSKVLTGK; from the coding sequence atgtCAGCATCGATAACCTCATCGCGGCAGCTATTTCTCCGGCAGACTTCGTCCCCGCGCCGGCAACCGCTGCTCCGGACCCAAGTCTCAACCAGCAGCGCCCGATTGGCTGAAGTCGCAGGCGGCACAGCCGCCGATTGCGCCGCCGTGTGCTGTTGCTGCCCGTGCGGCCTCGCCAACCTCCTAGTCCTCGTGATCTATAAGGTCCCGGCGGGGCTCTGCCGCCGCGTTCTGAAGAAGAGGCGCCGCCAGAGGCTCATCAAGAAGGGGCTGCAACATCGCAAGTGCAGTTGCGGGTTCGCCGGCTCGGAGCTCCAGTTTGACACGGTGGGTTTGGAGTGCGTGGCGGGGATCAACGACATGTCGCAGAAGATTTCCGACGACGAGTCGTATGATGAGGATGTGATGCAGCTCGAGAAGGAGATGTGGGACCGGTTTTACAGTACGGGGTTTTGGCGAAGCCCATCCCAGAGGGAACCGTCCAAGGTTCTCACTGGTAAAtaa